Proteins found in one Candidatus Dependentiae bacterium genomic segment:
- a CDS encoding ATP-binding cassette domain-containing protein — MPSIKIIDLKKQFGTKWVTNGVNLEIPEGKMTIIVGRSGEGKSVLLKQVIGLLKPTSGEILIDGVDITKLSEKEMSKQFAQFGYVFQFAALLDSLNVFENVGITLLENGVNPDDVMPIVREKLGLVHLEEDTLTKYPSELSGGMRKRVGLARTLVTNPKIILYDEPTTGLDPITSRVIHELMNDMQHKLNITSVIISHDIEIFKYADYVALLHEGTIKFFGDAKTVWESENPYIYQFIRGLAVGPIQTEIPHGKDKF; from the coding sequence ATGCCAAGCATTAAAATCATCGATTTAAAAAAACAGTTCGGCACCAAATGGGTTACCAACGGGGTCAATCTAGAGATTCCAGAGGGAAAGATGACCATTATTGTTGGCCGTTCTGGTGAAGGCAAATCAGTACTGCTCAAGCAAGTTATTGGCCTTCTTAAACCAACCAGTGGTGAAATTCTCATCGATGGCGTCGATATCACAAAACTATCCGAAAAAGAAATGTCCAAGCAATTTGCACAATTTGGGTATGTATTCCAATTTGCTGCACTTCTGGATTCATTAAACGTCTTTGAAAACGTCGGCATTACGCTTCTGGAAAATGGCGTGAATCCAGATGATGTCATGCCCATCGTCAGAGAAAAATTGGGGCTTGTCCATTTAGAAGAAGACACACTCACGAAATACCCATCAGAACTCTCTGGTGGTATGAGAAAGCGTGTTGGTCTTGCCCGCACCTTGGTCACCAATCCAAAAATAATTTTATACGATGAACCAACAACAGGCCTTGACCCGATCACCTCACGAGTTATTCATGAACTCATGAATGATATGCAACACAAGCTCAATATCACTTCAGTAATTATTTCCCACGATATTGAAATTTTTAAATACGCAGATTACGTTGCTCTGCTTCACGAAGGAACTATTAAATTTTTTGGCGATGCAAAAACCGTTTGGGAATCAGAAAATCCATACATCTACCAATTCATTAGAGGACTCGCTGTTGGCCCTATTCAAACAGAAATTCCGCACGGAAAAGATAAGTTCTAA
- a CDS encoding ABC transporter permease: MVIEFVNALGQMVLNLCDDLGSFVIFLAKAIKTLFTTRLKMSKLFFQMNSIGVDSFMIIVLTGSFAGMVFALQSYIGFQRVGGEQFIGSVVALGMIRELGPVLTGLMVAGRAGSAIAAEIGTMRITEQLDALTTLRINSFQYLVVPRILGGTIILPFLTTFAMIFGIGGGYVVCVHVLGLSPEDYMTSIKNYVTYEDITGGLTKAAAFGFILSWVGSYKGYHTEGGARGVGIATTQSVVTSSILILISNYFLTKMLEHL, encoded by the coding sequence GTGGTTATAGAATTTGTAAATGCCCTAGGGCAAATGGTTTTGAATCTTTGCGATGACTTAGGAAGCTTTGTCATATTCCTAGCCAAAGCAATCAAAACACTCTTTACCACACGGCTCAAAATGTCAAAGCTGTTCTTTCAAATGAACAGTATTGGCGTGGATTCATTTATGATTATTGTTCTTACCGGATCATTTGCAGGCATGGTATTTGCCTTGCAAAGTTATATTGGATTTCAACGTGTCGGCGGCGAACAATTTATTGGATCGGTCGTTGCTCTAGGTATGATTCGAGAACTTGGACCTGTGCTCACCGGCCTCATGGTTGCTGGCCGTGCTGGATCTGCCATCGCTGCAGAAATTGGCACCATGCGTATTACCGAACAACTCGATGCTCTAACAACACTCCGTATCAACAGCTTTCAATATTTAGTAGTGCCGCGCATATTGGGTGGCACTATTATTTTACCCTTCCTGACTACCTTTGCGATGATCTTTGGTATTGGTGGCGGCTATGTTGTATGTGTGCATGTCCTTGGCTTAAGTCCCGAGGATTACATGACCAGCATAAAAAACTATGTTACATACGAAGACATCACCGGTGGCCTGACAAAAGCAGCGGCCTTTGGCTTTATTCTTTCATGGGTTGGATCCTATAAAGGATACCATACCGAGGGTGGCGCACGCGGCGTTGGCATAGCAACCACTCAAAGCGTTGTGACCAGTTCTATTTTAATTTTGATTTCAAATTACTTCCTGACCAAAATGTTAGAACATCTCTAG